The nucleotide sequence TCTCGGCAAGATAGGTCTTGATGAAATCCTTCCGGTAATTGATGGAAAGAAGGAATTCCGAAAACCCCCGCTTTCCGAAGGACTCCATGATCAGTTCCAGCATGGGCTTGTCACCGATGGGAAGAAGAGGCTTGGGAACGATCCTCGTGATGGGGTCGAGACGGCTCCCCCTGCCGCCGGCCATAACCACGACCTTGTTCTCCTGCCGTTCGACCTCTGCTTCTTCGGAGAGAACGTCCTCCAGGTAGATCACCGCCACGGGCTCCCCTTTTTTCCCCACCACCGGAACCCTGCTGATTCCGTGCCGCTCCATGAGGGCTCTCGCCCTGCCGAGGGAATAAGACGACACCGTCTTGGGGGAAGGATTACACACCTCGCCGGCGGGCGTGGAAAGCGGTTTCCCCGCACTGATGCACCGCCGGATGTCACCGTCGGTCAGCGTTCCGGAAAGTTTTCCGGAGTCGTCGACGATGAACAGTATCTGGGAGGCTGTATCGTTAAGGTGTTGCACAGCATCCAGGACGCTCTTTGCACCATGAAGAAGGAGTTTCTTTACATCGTGTTGATTTGCATACTCCGTCATAAACCAGCCCCCCTTCGCTTTTAGGCAATTCAATAACCCGAATGCTTTTTCTTTCAGAAAAACCGGCCCCCTAGTTATATTTCCGAAAAACAGGCTTCATGGCCGGCTCGTTTAAGTAATTTTCCACGCCATCCTCCAGTGCTTTTTTATAAACCGAAAGACTCGCGTCAAGCGCCTCCTCAGTGATTCGCATCTCCTCGTCACCATGCCTCCACGAAAGAGCGATCCACGGCATCATCACTCCGTTTTTCAGCATCTCCCTGGAAAAGAGCGTACGTAATGCAAGGGAAATATTTCCATCGGCATCCAGGGTAAGGTAGTTAGGGGAACAGGGAACCCCGAAGACCTTGAAATTTTTCTCGAGGCCATGCCGCTTCGTAACGCGTTCCATCATGCTCATTAGGTGGCTTCCGTACTGCCAAAGATGTTCAATGACAGAATTCCTACGGATAAAGGAAACAGTCTCGACAAACGCCCCAAGCCCCGCCATCTCGGCCCCGTGAGTAGTCGAAAGAAAGAAAAGCCGTTCAGTTCCCTCCTTTTCGATACTACCTTGTTCCATTATTTCACGGCGGCCGGCGACACAGGAAACAGAGTATCCGTTAGCCATAGCCTTGCCGAATGTACATAGATCAGGAACCACTCCGTAATGGTGCTGCGCTCCCTTGAGATGCCAGCGAAATCCTGTGATCATCTCGTCAAGGATGAAGATTATGCCATGTTTTGCACAAAGTGCTCTTACTTTCTGTAAGAAGTTATCCTTCGGCTCCTCGGTTGTGGCAGGCTCCAGAACAACACAGGCAATACGGTCAGGATACTCAGAAACGAGTGCCTCCAGAGAGGCGATGTCGTTATAGTGGAAGAGCTTCGTCAATTCCACTGTTGAGGATGGGATTCCCTTGGTAATCTGCGTTGAGCCAATAAACCAGTCATCGTAGGAAAAGAACGGATGTTCAGCACAGCGGGCTACAATGTCCCGCCCCGTGTAGCCGCGGGCAAGCTTTACAGCAGCAGTAACAGATGTGGAGCCATTCTTGGTAAACTTCACCATTTCTGCAGAATCGATTATTTCCACCAAAAGTTCAGCCGCCTGCAGTTCAATCATCGACGGGCGGGTAAGATTGGTGCCGTTACGTATCTGCCGTATCGCGGCGTCATCAATCTCGTCCTCCGCATAGCCTATATTGACAGCCCGCAGCGCCATTCCGTAGTCTAGATATTTTTTCCCTTCAGGGTCGAAAATATAGGCACATTTTCCCCTTTCAAGTATCGCCGGTGCATTTAAAGGAAACTGGTCTGCCCCTCTTGAATACGTATGGGCTCCACCGGGTATAACACTCTGGAGACGCCATGTGTAGTCATTCACAATAATCCCCCCCGTAAATTTTGGTGAACTATTCATTGAGCCGGTATGTTCCTCCAGTAAGAAGTGTTCGCCTCCCTGCGGATTTTTCTGAAGTTTCCCGGAACGCCCACATAGAGTATGCTCTCTTCGAGCGACTGATCCAGAAGAAGCGCTCCGGCGCCAAGTTCGCAATGATCTCCAATGATACAGTTGCCCAGAATACTGCTTCCGGGATGCAGAGAGCAGAATTTGCCAAGCCGGGGATAGATGTTCTTGTTCGAGCCGATGCCGCAACGTTGATAGACTAGAAAATAGTCACAGTAATTGCCTCTTCCAAGCACTGTCCCCAGAGGATGAACCCAGCGAAAAACGTCAGGAAGTTCGACTTCATAAAAAGCGTCAATCCCGTGAAGCATCTTGTTCAATGCGAATAGTTTGGAACAGATTGAGGTGTCTTCTCCCTTTCGGTACAGCGAGTTTGCAAAAAAATAAAGGAACATACCGTATTGATCTCCGTGCAGATGACTGAAAAGCACATTATTCCCATCAAAAAAGTAACGGTCTGCAATATGGGAAAAACAGTACTCAACTCTTTCGAGTGTTTGTGAAAGGAAACTCAGAAGGAACTTCGGTAATACCGGATTTTCATCCGGGAAAAAAGCATTTAGTTGGTTCGCAACGTACAGGCAGAGCGATTCTTGCTCGCTCTGGCTCAAGATCATCTGTTCATTCCTCCTTCAAATACCTTCAAACTTCCTTGACATTTATTCCATAATTTTTCAAAAAGAACCGTGCCCGTATTGGATTGTTGTCACCAAAGTGAAAAATACTCGCCATTGCCAGAGCGCTTACTCCTGTTGTCTTCATCGCATCTACGAGATGCATGAATGTTCCCGCTCCTCCACAGGCAATGACGGGAATGGAAGCACGCTCAACAACAAATCGAATGAGGTCAAGATCGTATCCCTTCATCTTCCCGTCACAGTCAATCGAATTGATGAAAAATTCACCCGCACCCATTTCCTGACAGACTGCGATATGTTCATCCAGGGATATTTCCCACTGCAACCTTCCTGAATGCGAAAAAAGAACGTACCGGCCCTTTATTAGGCGGACATCCAATCCAACAACAATACACTGGCTGCCGAATTCTACCGCACCTTCCCGTATCAGAAACGGATTTTCCAATGCAGCAGTCGTTACGACAACTTTATCAGCCCCATTTTTCAGAAGACGATGCATTCCATTTACAGACCGTACTCCCCCGCCGATAGCCAGGGGCATAAAACACTCCTTTGATACGTCAGAAATTATGCTGATGTTGGTTTCCCTATTCTCTGAAGTTGCGTCTATGTCAAGAAAAACCAGTTCGTCCACCAGCTGGGAGTTGTAGACCCGAGAAGCAAAAACAGGATCTCCAGTATCCCTGTAGTCGGAAAAAGAGATCCCTTTGACCATCCGACCGCCCCGAAGAAGCAGAACAGGTATGAGCCTGGTTTTCAGCATTCTGCCGTCCCTTCCTCCAGAAAATTCTTCAATATACGGAGTCCGTTCTTCTGGCTTTTTTCAGGGTGAAACTGTACACCCCACACATTCCCCGAGACGATAACAGAGGTGAAAGCTTCTCCGTAATTCGTGCTCCCCACTGCATGAGAAGGGTCATCAACTTCAAAAATAAAGGAGTGGGTGAAGTAGAAATCAACCCCTTCTTTCACCCCTTGGAAAATGGGATGCCGTTGTTTCCGGTTTACTCCGTTCCACCCGACGTGAGGAACCCGAAAACCATCTGGGGGAGACATCCGGCGTACTTTCCCGGGGATGAGATTCAGCCCCTCAATTTCGCCGTTCTCTGTCCCCAACGAAGCAAGAAGCTGCATCCCAAGACATATACCGAGTATCTTTCCTCCATGTGCTGCAAAGCCTCTCAAGGCTTCAGAAAAATTCCTCGATTTCAACTCGGTCATGCTGCTAAAGAATGAACCAACCCCCGGCAGGATGATTTTTTTGCAGTCATTTATCCTTCGCGGTGAATCGAGGACGCAGGGACTTTCTCCGAGGAATTTCAGAGCATTAAAAACGGATCCAATATTTCCCCGCCCTAGATCGATGACACCAATCATCCTCTTTTTCCTTCTCCTTCTTTACGGTTGTTCTCCCTATACCAGGAATCCATATCCTGGAGCCTCGTTTCGGGCAGCTCTCTTTCGAAATCCGGTTCCCAGGGAGCAACTGCGAACTTGGCGACAGTTTCGTTGAATTCTCTCTCCGTCATCCCCATATACTCGAGAAATACCTCAAGTGATGCCGGCTTGAAAGCATCGTATGCCTCAACTAATCTCTGCCCTTCCTCGGATGACATTCGGCCATTCCGAATCTCGAAGTTCACAAGCTGAGTCACGCGGCTGTAGCCTCGCTTCAAATATTTTACATAGTCCCGTGTTCCCTGCAGCCAGCATTCAACTTTGGCAAACTCGCCGTTAACATCTCTTGGAGCACTCTCAATATCGAGACCAACCCATCCCAGTTCGTCCATAATCATCCGTGTCTGTTTCCTGTAGTCCCACGGAATAAAACTACCCAGACATACGGAATAGCAACCGAGTTTTTTCAGTTCTTCCACCGTCGGATAGGTATATGGCAGAAGATCTCTTCGGTTAACTGGGAAATCGTCACCGCTAATCATTCCGTACATATCCTCTGCTGTAATCCCCAGGTTGCGTACCATGTTGAACTTTTCTTCGTCCTCGAATTCAATGTCATCGCCTTCGTAAGTGTAGTAGGCCGAAAGTTCAGAAAGGGGTTCACCCCAGATGACTAACGGAACATTAAAACGTACTGCGATTCGGAGAGGAAAAGAATAGACGCCAGTATGACAGTGCCAGCAGAAATCCGTTTTTCTGTCGAAGGACTCCTTCATCAGGCGTTTTACAATAGTCCAGTTCGGTCTGAAATCGATGAAATCCACTCCAAGTTTCCGCAGCGTCCTGTTGACATTTTCTTCATGTCCCGGTCTGTAAAAGCCGTGGTTAAAGCGAACGACAAGGGGTTTGATCCCGTACTCCTTCATAAGATAATAGAGGGTGAAAGTACTGTCCTTGCCCCCACTAAAGGGAACTATACAGTCATAATCGTTTTTTCCCCTGTATTTTTCAATAATTGAATCGAACTGATTTTTTCTTTTTTTCCAGTCTATGTTTTGTTTCTTAAACTCACTGCCACGGCACATATTGCAGGACAAATCGTCTGCTGCAATTTCGAGGGTTTCATAGGTCTCAGGTAGGAGGCATCGTTTGCACTTTCTCAGAATACCGCTCATTGCACACTACTCCTTATCTGCAAGTTTTGCCCTGAACAGGGCTTCGCAAATTATGAAGTCATCCATATCGTCCACTTCAAAAGACTGGTATTTGGGCACTTCGTAACCTAGAGTCCGATCATGGTAAAAACTCCTCCGTCTCTTTAGGGCCTCTGTCCAGCTAATGTATACAGTGCCGTCGAGGAAAAAAAGAGGTGTTATATCCTGTCTTCTAACTACCGAGAAATCAGGAAGATACGGAACAATGAAACCCTCTTTTCGCTTTTTCATAAGAAACGCCGGGTGGTGCGCCTCGGTAAGCGAGACAGAAACGACACTTTCTGCCTCGGGCACCGAAAGGAGCCTCTCAAGAGCTCTGTCAATGTCATCCGGTCTACGCAGTGGTGATGTCGGTTCAAGCAAGACAAGAATATTGAACTCTTCGCCATGCCGCTCGAGATAATCGATCCCATGCAAGATCACGTCAATGCTTGAAGCAACATCAGTAGCCAGAGACTTGGGGCGGAGGAAGGGGACATGAGCACCTCCTTTGCGGGCAATTTCCGCAAATTCCTCAGAATCAGTGGATACAACGACTTTATCAACATACTTTGAAGAAAGACCATGTTCTACACTCCATTGGAGCAACGGTTTTCCGCAAAAGGGACGAATGTTTTTACCGGGTAATCCTTTACTACCGGCTCTTGCCGGAACAAGCGCAAGCACTGTTTTTTCAGAAATCATGAAACCATCTCCGTTTCAGAGTGCGGTTAAGATTCTTTTCTCTGTTCTTCGGTCGACATTCGGCGAAAAAAAGACACATTCAATGTTCTTTCCACTCCCTCTCGAGCCCGTCCACCAGACGCAGGATCTCCCGGTGGCGGGCGTAGCTGTAGCCCCGCTCTGCCGTTTCGCCGCTGACCAGGCGGAAAAAATGGCGCAACTCCTCAAGGTAAGGGCTTTCGCTGATGAATTGCGCATATCCCGCCTGCCGTTCAAGTTCCTTTTCGTCAAGCAGCGGATGGACCGGTTCTCCTGACGGGGAGAGATACCGGAGAGATTGGCTGTTTCCCTCCCACAGGATCGTTCCTTCCTCACCGCTGATCAGCAGATTCCTGACCGCCTTCCTGGAGACGCAGTCAAGAGTGAAACTCCCCGTGGTTCCGTCGCCGTGGCGCAGAAGGACCTGGCAAGTATCGGGGTACGGCAGGTTCAGGGAGCTTGTCCGGGACCAGGAGCAGCTGAAGTCCGTCACTTTTCCGAAGCACTCCGTCAGCCATGGCAGCTCGATGCACAGAATTTCCCGGATGGCGTTCGTCCGGGGCGAGCCGACGAAAAACTCGTCATACTTTTCCCATGGGTGCCAGTCCGGCAAGTACTGCCCTACGTGGTAGGTATAAAACTTCCTCGCCCCCGTCTTCCCGTGGTTTCCGATGATCCAGCGGTTCTCCGAGCGGTAGAGGGGAGTCGAGGAGAGAAAGGCCACGGGAAATCCATTTTCCTCGAAGGGCAAAATAGCGTCATACCCGTCATCCAGAAGGTCAAGCTCGGAGAAGGTGTGGATGCCCTTCTCCAGGGCCGAATGAATACTGAGCGCGTGGGCGTCCGGGGGTGTGGAAACTATCAGGACATCGGGGGAAAAATCGGCAAGACCGCCTTCAAAAGATTCATATACGGTACAGCCGTAAGAGCGGGATACATCGTCCCGTCTGTCCTGCCTGGCATCCAGGACAGCTATATCCATCTCCGGGAAGAAACGGCGCACCAGGCGAAGCCGCCGCTTCCCCATCGACCCGAGCCCGGCAATAAAGCACTTCATCGCTTCAGTCCCGCCTTTTCCAAAAACAAAGCATTCTTCATTGGGACTTTCTCCCTCTTCTCCACGCTCATCGGAAACACCATTGCCTCCACCGTCATTTTTTTCTCGGTTTAGCAGGCACTCCGGTAACCGTCTCTTCTTTCTCCACGTCCCGGAGGACTACCGCCCCGGCCCCGACGACAGCTTTCTGCCCTACGATTACCCCGGGAAGGAGAACCGCGCCGGCTCCGATGAACGCACCTTCCTTAACCCGGGTATTTCCGCACAGGATGGCTCCCGGACCGATAAAACTGCCGGCTTCCACACTGCAGTCATGTTCGAGAACAGCCCGGGTGTTCACCACGGAGTTCTCGCCGACGGCCGCGTTTCGCTGCAAGACCGATCCCGCCATTATCTGGCTTCCTTCCTCGAGATTCACCGCCGGAGAAAGAACAGCTGACGGATGGACCAGTGAAAGAAAAGAATAGCCTTGAGCCCTGAACCTGCGGAAGAGATCATTCCGCAGCGTCTTCCCCGGAACAGCGCCGACACCGTTCACCAGGACAATTGCTTCCGTAGGCATGGAAAGGACAAAATCATCGTCTCCAAGCACGGGGATGCCTTCCCAGGTCTCCCCCGGATGTTTCTCGGGATCAATGACTCCCATGGGACATATTCCGCTGGCCAGGAGGAGATCCAGCACCACCGAGGCATGTCCTCCCGCCCCGAGAATCAACACCCTGGCCGAAAGGTTATTCATTGATGCCTTCATCGGGTTCATAGTCTTTCCCCGCCGTCCTGCCGAGCAATTCCCAGAATTGAAAGGGGGACATACCGTTGCCGGGCCGCTTGAAGGCCAGGTTATCGCTTGTGAATATTTCCCCTTTCCTTACCGGCCGTGACGCTACGATGCTCTTTCTCACCAACTCCCTGGTATCCCATTCCGACGGGGAGGGCACCTTTGCTTCGGTCCCGAGTGAACGCTCCGCCAAACGCACTTCCTTAACCAAACGGGAAAACAAAACCGGATCAAGGGATGCCCTGTGGTCAGGGCCTGCCTGTTCCCGATCCAGTGTAAAATGTTTCTCAATTATGCAGGCGCCGAGAGCCACGGCTGCGATCGAGACCGCCGTTCCCTCGGTGTGATCCGAGTATCCTACCGGAAGGCGGAAAGCGTTCCTTAATGTGACCATTGCCTTGAGGTTGACTTCGTCCACAGGAGCCGGATATTCGGAAGTACAGTGCAGCAGTAAGACTTTGTTCATCAGGGCGGCGCGGCCTTCTCCCGACGCAAAAGCACGAAGAAAAGAACCGGGGGATGGAGCACAGTGAGGTTCCGTATAACCGAAGGCGAGACATGAAAGGGCTGTCTCGACCTCGCCGATGGTGGCCATGCCTGTAGAGAGGATGATGGATACTCCTTTCCGGGCGGCACTAAGCAGGAGAGGACCATTGGTTATCTCACCCGATCCGAGTTTGACCGTCTTCATTCCAAGGCAGTCCGTCAAAAAGTCGAGACTCCCCTGGTCGAATGGACTTGAGAGAAATTCAATTCCTCTCTTTCTGCACCGTTCAAGGAGCGCTTCATGAATCACAGGGGACAGTTCGAGCTTTGAGAGCATTTCCCACTGGGTTTCTTTTTCACCGGTCGTTTTTTTCTGGTACTCCGCCTTGGGCGCATTTTTCCGGACAAGGGCCGTCGCGGAAAACGTCTGGAATTTTACCGCATCAGCCCCGGAGTCGGCTGCCGCGTCAATAAGCCGGAGAGCCGTTTCCGGTGAGCCGTTATGATTTACTCCGGCCTCGGCAATTATATAGGTTGTTTTCTTATTATCTTTCAAAAACATAGCCGTACCCCGCTTCACCAGAATAATCATGGAAACGTATGATTATTGAAGATTTGCTTTCGAAATGAAAAAGCTCTTTTTGAAGTTGATTTAGTCTTCCCCTTGTACCTTCAGGATGTCATTTGTATCTAATCTCGGCAAAGTAAGATAATCGTCTTTTCCCCAGAAAGCAAGGCGGGGTTCCGTCGTGAGGCCCAAAGAGCACCCTTTTTGCTTCAGCAGGCTGAGAACTGCTTCGTTGTATGCTCCGTATGGATAGCACATGATCCAGTTCCGTGTGTCACTTCCTATCTGTTGCAGGAAAGCAAGGGAGCGTTCAATCTCCCGCGTCAATTCCTCGTGAGATAAAGTGTCAAGCCAGTAATGATCGTATCCATGACTGCCGATATACATCCCGTTTCGCTTCAGGCACTCAACCTGTTCGGTCGTCATGTAAAGCTCCTGGGCAAAGGCAGCTTCATCTTTCGAAACAAACCTGGTAAATAAATCATCAATAATGGCGTCGCGGAAAACCTCGGGAAGATCCCGCTGGAGCATTCTCTTAATAAAAACAACATCAGCCGTGTCAAAACGACCGGGTTTTCTCAGGTTCTCGAGAAAGAACTCGCTCTTCGGCAGCGAAAAATCCGGTTGTGAGGTGTCCACAGCATCACAGATATGCTGCACGATTTGCCTCTTGTTTTGAACGCTCGCAAGAATAAAATGGATCTTATTGACAGATAAAAGTTTTCTCTCCAGGATACATTTCCCGGAAGGGAAGAAACAAGCCGGAATCTTTTCCTTGTCCAGGACAGGAAAAACATACTGAAAATGATCCAAGTAGCCGTCATCAAAGGTCAACAAGGCTGCGTTTTTCGGCAAATCACTGCCGTTTTCCCTGCATTCGAACAAATCCCGGGCAGACACGAAATAATAAAGCTTCTTCAGATAGGCCACCTGTTCTTTGAATGTCTCAAATGGAAGCCCTTTAATTTCCGGATATCTTGACCTTTTCAACTCTCTGACATAATGATACATCACTATCGTAAGGTTACTCATATTTTCTTCCTTTCCAGAAAGTGCATTTCCCTTCCGTGCCTGCCATTGCCCCGCTGCTTACAGATTGGGCCAGAAAAGCCCCTTTTACACTTTCATGACATGAAGCATGAACGTTGAAGCCTGCGTCAGCATCTGGGTATTATTTCTTCCAAAAGACTGGAGCATATTGGCAATCAAAGCATAAATATCATTATGGGCATCCTTGGTTTTCGGTGTAACTCCATGGATATTCACAGGATATATTTCAATGGGCTTCAATCCTCTTTCAGCCAGCTTCCTTATCAACTGGGCCGGGGTATATTGAAACCTAGTGTTCACTTCAACACCGGTACCCGGATGTTTTATTTCTCGGTCCTGCAAAGGAGCTATCTTTACATCATGAAGCGCTTCTTCGATATTCTGGGAAACAGACCATCGCACTGCTTCAGTCAGCAGCATTTCTGCCGCCCCTGAATCAATTTCCTGCGATGTGTATTCATTCAGGGAAAAAAGATTAAAGAGCCTGTTACGGGAACCGCAGACAAAAGAGCCGCCACGCTTTAGGCCCCGGGCAACCATTTCAAAAAAAAGCTCCAACTCTTCGTAGGAAATATACTCAATGAATCCATTGGCAGAAATCAAATCATATTCTTCATTTCCCATCGAAAAATCGAAAATTGATGCGTGGACGAAGTCCGCCTTAATCCCGCTTTCTTTTTTCATTTTCAGGATGGCCTGTTCTATCATCTCTTCGGCAAAATCAACCCCTACGGACGGGATACCCAGTTTTGCCGCCTGAACCACAAGGTCACCAGTGCCGCATCCTACATCGAGAAAGGAACGAACGGGAGCGTTTTCTTTCGCAACGGAAAGGACAAAATCATTTCTTTCACGAATAAGGTTAAAGGATTCAAAGTTTCTATCCTCCGCTTTCATTCCCCATTCTTCCGCAAATTTTCTAAAATATGCCTGCGTTTCTTTCTGTTGTTTCGTTGTCATTTTTTCACCGCCTTATCGCAGAAGTAAGATCAAAGGGTATGTTAAAAAAGTATTTCTGCTCAACAGTTTTCGTTGTTTTCAGGTATTCAATCATCAATCCGGCAGGGCTTCGAAGGTCAGATACTTTTGGTGCCGCCTTTCCACGGAACAAGGCCTGATGTACTGCTGCTTCCACACCGTCCGTCTTACAGGGACAGTCAGCAACCAAGTCGTCACGAAGGCGCCCTTTCTGCCTTCTCCCGATATTCACCGTCGGGACACCGAAGAGGGGCGCTTCCATGATGCCGCTCGAAGAATTGCCGATAACTGCGTCTGCTATCGAAAGCATACCCCAATACCGTCTCCTCCCAAGTGATTGTACAAATACCCGTTTTTCCGGAGCGAGGCTGCAGAATTCGATCATCCGCTCATTGATTATCCGTCCGTCCGTGTCGGCGTTGGCCCCGGTGAAGACCATAGTCGCCGACGGGAAGCGGTCCAGAGCCGAGAGGAGGCGTTTGATCTGCTCTTCTGCAGACAAAGGTGAGCGGGTTTCAGGGTGATAGGTTACGACGAAGAGGGGTGATGAAAGGTGAATGCCGAGATGCTGCTCCAGTTCATTCCTGGTCGGCAGTTCAGTCTCCCTGATCCCGTCGAGGCACGCCGGGCCGACGACGAAGACCGAATCGGGAACCTCCCCCATCTGGATCACACGCCGCCGGTAATCTTCATGAGCTACGAAGTGGAGAGAACTCATCTTGGTGATGGCGTGACGGAAGGCGTCGTCGTAGGCGCCGAGGGTGATCTCGCCACCATGTATGTGGGCGACGGGTATCCCCGCAAGAACTGCTGCAGCAGCGGCACCGAGCATCTCGTACCGGTCACCCAGAATGACCAGCATATCCGGCTTCAATTCATCAAGAGCGTCGGCAAAACCAATGATGCCGAGGCCGAGGGACTTGGTCACCGCAAGGGTTGAATCGCCGGAGAGCAGCATCTCCACCCGTTTGTGGATGGGAAAGCCGTCCTCCTCGATCTCCTTCCAGGTCAGGCCGAACTCGGGCGACAGATGCGCCCCGGTGACGATAATCTGCAGCTCCAGGTCCGGATCGTCCAGAATTTTCTTCATCAGCGGGCTGAGAAGACCGTATTCAGCCCTTGTGGCGGTTATGACGGCGATTTTCCGGGCCATTGCCTCACCTTCTCATGGAATGGACGGCATCACGGATAATCTCCGCCGCCCGAAGGGTGGATTCTTCATCGTTGACCGTGGAAGCGGGAAGGTTGATGCCCTGTTCGAAGATACGTTCGGCCTCAGGATAGGAAAACCTGCAGCAGTCTCTCAGGTAAGGGTACGTATGCAGGGGAGAAAAGAGCCTCCGGGTGGGAACCCCTTTTTCCCGAAGTTTTTCCTGAAGCTCCGCAATGACGCCGCCGGAAAGGGTGAATGACGGAAGCCACCAGGCACTCTGCGCTCCCGGAAGCTCTTTCTGGAATTCCACCTCCGGAAGGCCGGCAAGGACTTCCCGGTAGATCCGGGCAAAGGTCCGCTTCTTTTCCAGGAAAAGGTCGATGCGCTCCATCTGGGCGAGGCCGAGGGCGGCCTCGAGGTTCGTCATCCGGTAGTTGTACCCCATTTCAGGGTGAAAATATCCCTTTGACGCATCCCGTGCCTGGTTGACGAGAAAGCGGATATGGTTGATCCGCTCCCTGTCACGGGCAACGACCATACCTCCCCCGCCGGTAGTGATAAGCTTGTTTCCGTTGAAGCTGAAACAGCCGAAATTCCCCAGGGTTCCGGAGGGTTTGCCTTTCCACGTTCCTCCCAGGCTCTCGGTGGCGTCTTCGATGATGACGAGTCCCCGCTCTTCCGCAATCCTTCCCAGTTTGTCCATATCGCAGAGGTTGCCGTAGAGGTGGACGGGCAGAATCGCCCGGGTTCTGGGCGTAACAGCCGCTTCCGTCAGTCCGGGGTCAAGGGTCCAGGTTTCGGGGTCCACGTCAACAAGCACAGGAGTTGCCCCGGTGTACAGGACCGGGTTGACCGAAGCTGCAAAGGAAAAGGCGGGCACGATGACCTCGTCCCCTGGTCCCACCCCTGCCTCGGCGAGGGCGATGTGAAGGGCTGCTGTACCGCTCTGGACCGAGACGCATTCCTCCGTCCCGAGGTACCGGGCAAACCGCTGCTCGAACTCCGGCACAAAGGGGCCTGCGGTGGAAACATAGGTTGAATCCACGCACTCCATGAGCTTTGCCTTTTCCGCCCCTCCGAGGTTCGGTGCATCAAGAAGCAGGAACATGTCGTTCACCTTCTATACGTTATAGATGCCGCTCTTGTAGAGCGCCCTGCGGTCATTCATCCATTCGATGGTTCGCTTCAGGCCTTCCTCGAGGGAAACAACGGCCTTCCACCCTGTGAGGGCGTTCATCTTCGACGGATTTGAAAGCAGCCGCTCCACCTCGCTCTTCTCAGGGCGGACCCGCTGTTCATCGGATGTTATACGGAAATGCTTTCCCAGAATTTTCCCGATGAGCAGGGCGAGGTCT is from Aminivibrio pyruvatiphilus and encodes:
- a CDS encoding glutamate-1-semialdehyde 2,1-aminomutase — protein: MNSSPKFTGGIIVNDYTWRLQSVIPGGAHTYSRGADQFPLNAPAILERGKCAYIFDPEGKKYLDYGMALRAVNIGYAEDEIDDAAIRQIRNGTNLTRPSMIELQAAELLVEIIDSAEMVKFTKNGSTSVTAAVKLARGYTGRDIVARCAEHPFFSYDDWFIGSTQITKGIPSSTVELTKLFHYNDIASLEALVSEYPDRIACVVLEPATTEEPKDNFLQKVRALCAKHGIIFILDEMITGFRWHLKGAQHHYGVVPDLCTFGKAMANGYSVSCVAGRREIMEQGSIEKEGTERLFFLSTTHGAEMAGLGAFVETVSFIRRNSVIEHLWQYGSHLMSMMERVTKRHGLEKNFKVFGVPCSPNYLTLDADGNISLALRTLFSREMLKNGVMMPWIALSWRHGDEEMRITEEALDASLSVYKKALEDGVENYLNEPAMKPVFRKYN
- a CDS encoding cytidylyltransferase domain-containing protein translates to MISEKTVLALVPARAGSKGLPGKNIRPFCGKPLLQWSVEHGLSSKYVDKVVVSTDSEEFAEIARKGGAHVPFLRPKSLATDVASSIDVILHGIDYLERHGEEFNILVLLEPTSPLRRPDDIDRALERLLSVPEAESVVSVSLTEAHHPAFLMKKRKEGFIVPYLPDFSVVRRQDITPLFFLDGTVYISWTEALKRRRSFYHDRTLGYEVPKYQSFEVDDMDDFIICEALFRAKLADKE
- a CDS encoding serine acetyltransferase — its product is MILSQSEQESLCLYVANQLNAFFPDENPVLPKFLLSFLSQTLERVEYCFSHIADRYFFDGNNVLFSHLHGDQYGMFLYFFANSLYRKGEDTSICSKLFALNKMLHGIDAFYEVELPDVFRWVHPLGTVLGRGNYCDYFLVYQRCGIGSNKNIYPRLGKFCSLHPGSSILGNCIIGDHCELGAGALLLDQSLEESILYVGVPGNFRKIRREANTSYWRNIPAQ
- a CDS encoding N-acetyl sugar amidotransferase; the protein is MSGILRKCKRCLLPETYETLEIAADDLSCNMCRGSEFKKQNIDWKKRKNQFDSIIEKYRGKNDYDCIVPFSGGKDSTFTLYYLMKEYGIKPLVVRFNHGFYRPGHEENVNRTLRKLGVDFIDFRPNWTIVKRLMKESFDRKTDFCWHCHTGVYSFPLRIAVRFNVPLVIWGEPLSELSAYYTYEGDDIEFEDEEKFNMVRNLGITAEDMYGMISGDDFPVNRRDLLPYTYPTVEELKKLGCYSVCLGSFIPWDYRKQTRMIMDELGWVGLDIESAPRDVNGEFAKVECWLQGTRDYVKYLKRGYSRVTQLVNFEIRNGRMSSEEGQRLVEAYDAFKPASLEVFLEYMGMTEREFNETVAKFAVAPWEPDFERELPETRLQDMDSWYRENNRKEGEGKRG
- the hisH gene encoding imidazole glycerol phosphate synthase subunit HisH → MIGVIDLGRGNIGSVFNALKFLGESPCVLDSPRRINDCKKIILPGVGSFFSSMTELKSRNFSEALRGFAAHGGKILGICLGMQLLASLGTENGEIEGLNLIPGKVRRMSPPDGFRVPHVGWNGVNRKQRHPIFQGVKEGVDFYFTHSFIFEVDDPSHAVGSTNYGEAFTSVIVSGNVWGVQFHPEKSQKNGLRILKNFLEEGTAEC
- a CDS encoding nucleotidyltransferase family protein, with translation MTEYANQHDVKKLLLHGAKSVLDAVQHLNDTASQILFIVDDSGKLSGTLTDGDIRRCISAGKPLSTPAGEVCNPSPKTVSSYSLGRARALMERHGISRVPVVGKKGEPVAVIYLEDVLSEEAEVERQENKVVVMAGGRGSRLDPITRIVPKPLLPIGDKPMLELIMESFGKRGFSEFLLSINYRKDFIKTYLAERSDLPFSVSCVEEETFLGTAGSLALMKDSLSKTFFVSNCDILVDVDYLSALEFHRENGYAFTIIGALKKVSVPYGVIHLSGGEFETIEEKPDVPLIVNTGVYILEPECIDLIGEGEKLDMPDLIGRVREKGGRIGVFPVHRKWIDIGQWGEYKQVLQ
- the hisF gene encoding imidazole glycerol phosphate synthase subunit HisF; the encoded protein is MLKTRLIPVLLLRGGRMVKGISFSDYRDTGDPVFASRVYNSQLVDELVFLDIDATSENRETNISIISDVSKECFMPLAIGGGVRSVNGMHRLLKNGADKVVVTTAALENPFLIREGAVEFGSQCIVVGLDVRLIKGRYVLFSHSGRLQWEISLDEHIAVCQEMGAGEFFINSIDCDGKMKGYDLDLIRFVVERASIPVIACGGAGTFMHLVDAMKTTGVSALAMASIFHFGDNNPIRARFFLKNYGINVKEV